The sequence below is a genomic window from bacterium 336/3.
GTTTGTAACAGCCCTTATTACAGGAATTTTGAACGTTACTTTTATGAGCAATGGCTTATATGGAGCAAGTGGTATTGTATTTATGATGATTTTACTTGCTTCTTTTACCAACATGAAAGCAAAAGTTATTCCTCTTACATTTATTTTGGTATTAGTTTTGTATATAGGTAGAGAAGTTTGGAATAGTTTTGGAGAAAACCACGTTTCACAATTTGCTCATATTTTTGGGGGCTTATGTGGTAGCATATTTGGTTTTTTTATTGGTAATCTTACAGACAAAGGTTCTACTATCAATACAACCCCAACAAAAACAAATACACCCAGTTTTTAAATTTTCACAAACAAAAATATCAATCATGAAATCAGTTGTTTTATCAGTTTTATTCTCTTTAATGTTGTCTGTTGTTTACGCCCAAGACGAAACAAAACCTTTTAAACCCGAAAAAGGCATGGTGAATCTTTCTTCATTAGGAACAAAGAAAGTTACCTTAAAAGTAGGTCAGAAGGCTTACATTCAATACAAGATGCATGCTTCAGTAGGCATTTGGGCTGATGTAACGAGTTCGGATGAGTCAGTGCTAAAAATAGTTAAAACACATACTCGTTTTCACCAAAAACAAGTTGCAGGTATGGCAGGTGGAGATGCATCTACTGTAACAGTAATTTTTCAGGCAGTTAAGGCTGGAAATTCGCAAGTAAAATGTATCAATAAATTTCGTTCAGAAATTGAAAAAGAAACAGAAGTTGCTATTGAAGTGAAATAATCATCATCATCAAAAACAAAAAGTATGAAAAAATTGATTAGTACACTATGTATCATTTTTTTGGGGTATTGGGCTTTTGCACAAGAACAATACAGTTACGATTTACCCCCCGAAAAGTCAAAAGCTATCAGTAAAAAAGCTATTACTACACAACTACCATTTAGCAAAAATCCTTCAAAAATTGAAGTAGATGTGGTAGGGAAAAATATGTTTTTTGAAGGAGATATAGCTGTTGTAGAAACTGCTAAAGCAAAAGCTGTAGGTATCAAAGGCGATAACTATCGTTGGACAAACGCTATTGTTCCATACAAAATTGCAGATGGACATCCCAGAAAAGAGTTAATCTTACAAGCTATTGAGCACATCAATGCAAAAACCAATGTTTGTATTGTGCCACAAAGCTCAGAAGCAAATTATGTGGAGTTCGTCAATCAGGATAATGGTTGTTGGTCGTATGTAGGTATGATAGGAGGCAAGCAAGTAATTAATGTGAGTGTTAATTGTCCTTTTGGTTCAGTTGTACACGAAATATGCCATGCAATGGGTATGTGGCACGAACACACCCGACCTGATAGAGATAAATATGTGAAAATCAATTGGGATAATATTCCAGAACAAAATAAGCATAATTATGAAGCAAGAACTTATGATAATAGTTTAGAATTTGGAAATTATGACTATGACTCTATTATGCACTATGGAGCATATGGTTTTAGTATCAATGGGCAACCCACCATCTCTTGTACATCTACATGTAATATCGGACAAAGAGAGGGCTTGAGTAAAGGAGATATTGAAGCTCTTAACGAAATGTATCCCAAAGCTGGGTGTAGTAATAATACCAATGTTCAAAATGGTAAAAAATTTGATATGGAAACCACTTACATTTTACCTGAAAAACTAAAACAAGCAAAAATAACGCTTGAAATAAATAATACACGTCAAGAGTTAAATTTGAGTCAAGACGGAAATTTAAGAGGCATACTAAAGTTTAATCTGCCCAAAGAAGGTAAATATTTATATAAAATTACAGTGGAAAGTACCAATCAAAATGGACAAGCTAAGACGAAATCTATAACAGGTGAAACATGGATTTCGGCTAATAAACAGTATGAAGTAGCAAATACTCTTGACCCTGTAGGTGATATAAATAATCTGGTGCTTCAAGAAAGCACAGAGTTACCTGTAATGGTAAAACAAGGAGCAACTATTTATAATAGTACAGACAAAGAGTTAGAGTTTGAGCTTAGCGATGATAACCTTACTTGGCGTAAGGAAAAATTATCTTCTAAATCAGGGAAAAAATATAAATTTGGAGCAGGAAAGCAACTCTATGGTTATCTGAGAGTAGCCACTGAAAACAAAGGATATATCTATTATCAAGTGTTATTACCACGAGAATACCAATTATTTTGGAACGAAACCCGACTGCGTTGGGACTTGACAGAACAAGAATAATCAAAAAAGGCTGTTGGTATCACTAACAGCCTTTTTTATGATACAATGAAACAAAATAAATATTGAGGTGTTTTATTCATAAAAAACAGACATGCTTTATCTGAAAAATATTTCAAAATCTTATCAGGAGCAAAATGTTGCTTTAAAAAATATTAATTTAGAAATAAAACAAGGTGAAATGGTTTTTGTGGTAGGAGAAAGTGGTTCGGGAAAAAGTACCTTAATCAAGATCATGGCTGGCATACTCAATCCTGATGGTGAAAATCCAAGCATTTACCTAGATCAAGAGAAATTATACCCAACGATAGAAAAATTGATTGCGGGTTATCCATCTATCAAAATACTTCAGCAAAATAACCCACTTTTGCCATTTCATAATGTTTTTGAGAATTTGAGAATTCCTTTACGCAGTTTTACAAAAGAATATCAAGAAAAAAGAATTCGTGAACTACTGAAACTCTGTCATCTCGAAAAAGCTGCTCAAAAGCTTCCTAGAGAACTCTCAGGTGGGCAATTACAACGCATTGCATTGGCACAGACATTGGCAGATGAACCTTCTATTTTACTTTTGGATGAGCCTTTTAGCCACCTTGATACTTTCACCAAAAATACTATCAGAGAGGATATTTTTAGAATTTTACGAAAACATAAAATTACTACTGTTTGCATCAGCCACGATACGCAAGAGGCTTTGAGTTATGCAGATAGAATCATTGTGATGAAAGATGGAAAAATTATACAGCAAGGTACACCCGAAATGCTTTATCAATGCCCTAAAAACAGCTATATAGCTACACTTTTTGGAAATGAAAATATTTTAAGCCCCGAATTTTCTGAAAATTACTGGCAAAAACCACAAAAAGCTTGTATTCGGACTGAGCATATCAAAATTTCTCAAATACCTACTCTATGGGAAGCTACTATCCAAACCCAAAAATATGTTGGTAAAGGCTACGAAGTACTTTGTACCATTGGAAAGCAGAAAATAAAAATGTTTAGTCCTCAAAAAATAGCGAAAAAAAGCATTTTTATAGAAATAGATGAAAAAAACATTCATTTCTTCTAAAAAATCTTTAAAAGAATATGTACTATATTATCAGATTTTCATATTTTTGACTTCAAAATTAAAAACATATTTAACAACATAAAACACGATATAATTTTATGAGTACAAATCCTAAAAATGATCAGGAAGATGAAGATGTAGTAGCACTTTGGTGGATATTTGGTGGTTTAATTGTGGTGTTCGGACTTACTTGGTTTGCCTATAAACTCAAAGATTATAAATCAGGGACACCTATTGCAAGTTATTTTTCTTCGGAAAAAGCAAATACTGATACCATTAAAGTAGAAACTCCTGTAAAAAAAGATGAACATGAAGGACACGACCATGCAGGACATGACCACAGCCATACCAAACACGCTATCGTCAAAGAAGAATTGGGTAAATTCAAAGAAGACAAACTTCCTGATGGTATAACCCTTGAAATCCCTGAGTTGGGTATCGAAAGTAAATTGCTTGCTTTTATCAAAGATAACACCAAACCAGTAGATAAAACGACTTGGTTCGATTTTGATAGATTATTATTTGAAACGGGTAGCTCTAAACTCAAACCCGAATCGCAAGAGCAATTAGAAAATATTGTAAAAATCTTGAAGGCATATCCTAATGTGGAAATTAAGATTGGAGGCTATACTGATAATGTAGGAAACCCTGCAAACAATCTAAAACTTTCTCAGGAAAGAGCAGATGCTGTAAAAGCTGAAATGGTAAAATTAGGCGTTACAGATACTCGTGTAGCATCTGAAGGCTATGGAGACCAGTTCCCTGTGGCTGATAATAATACAGAAGAAGGAAGAGACAAAAATCGTAGAGTTTCTGTAAGAGTTACTAAAAAATAAAAAGAATAATATTTTAATTTTAAAAGCCTAAATGCTTCGCATTTGGGCTTTTATTTTGAGAAAAATTACCTAATTTTGCAAAAAAGATAGTAAAAACTAAAAATCACGATTACCTTGGAATCCTTCAATCTACAAGATTATATTTACGATTTACCTACACACAAAATAGCCCAACAACCACTTGCCAAACGAGATGATGCTAAATTGTTGGTTTATCAACATGAAACTATCAAAGACTATACTTTTCATCAAATCCCTGATTTGTTGCCTGCTGATAGTTTTTTATTTTTCAATAATACTAAAGTAATTCCAGCTCGTTTGTTTTTTACAAAACCTACAGGAGCAACGATTGAAATATTTTTATTAGAGGCAAAAGAGCCCTCTAATATTGTAGCTATTACAATGGAGGCTAAAAAAAGGTGTGTGTGGAATTGTATGATAGGCAATCGAAAACGTTTCAAGGAAGCTCTACACCAAGAATTAACCATAGAAAACCAAACTTTGCATCTGCAAGTCAATTTGCTGGAGGAAAATGAAGTGGAATTTGTTTGGGATAATGATGCTATTTCTTTTGCTGAAATTTTGCATTATTTGGGAAAATTGCCTCTACCACCTTACATCAAACGAGAAGCTCAAAAATCTGATGAAGAACGTTATCAAACTGTTTTTGCAGAAAAGGAGGGAGCTGTGGCTGCTCCAACAGCCAGTTTGCATTTTACAGAAGAAGTGCTTGAAAAACTGCAACAAAAAGGGATTCTTTATGATTTCCTGACGCTTCATGTGGGGGCTGGTACATTTCAGCCTGTCAAAGAAACAGACGATTTCAGAAACCATACCATGCATGCAGAACAAATAGTGGTTTCCAAGAAAAATATTGAAAATATTCTCCAAAATCTTGATAAAACCATTGTGGCAGTAGGTACAACAGGCATGCGTACCCTTGAGAGTATTTATTGGTTTGGAGCAAAAATTATTGACCAAAATATCACAGATACAACTATTTGGGTTGAAAAACTACTGCCTTACAGCATTCAATCACCTGCTTCACCCAAAGAGGCATTGGAAGCCATTTTGGATTTGATGCAAAAAAATAATTTGGAAGAGCTTAGAGGACAAACAGAAATCTTTATTTTTCCAAGTTATAGGTTTAAAATATGTAAAGGACTCATTACAAATTTTCACATGCCCGAAACTACACTTATTTTGCTTGTAGCTTCTTTTATGGGTCAAAATTGGCGAAAAGTTTATGAACATGCTTTAAATAATGAATACCGTTTTTTAAGCTATGGAGATTCCTCTTTACTCTTAATCTAAATTTTTTTTAAAAATAATAATTTGATTATAAAGCTTTTGTAGTTTTTTGAGAGCTTTTAAAAAAAACTTAACTTTCAGTTGTGAAATTTTTTTAGCACTTTTGTTCCCCTGATTTAAAAAAAATACGTATTTAGTATATAAATAAATAACTACAGACAACGACTGTGCTTAAAACTTCAATTTTCCATAATCCGATGATAAAAGACCATAGAGTAGTATGGGAAAATTGCCTACGTGTAATTCAGCAGTATCTGCCTGAGCATACCTTCAAGACTTGGTTTGGTCCTGTGGTACCTGTCAGTCTTCATAATAATATCTTAACAATACAAGTACCCAGCCCATTCTATTATGAATGGATAGAAGAAAACTATGTAGATATTTTACGTAAAGCTATAGACCAAGAATTGGGTGCAGAAGGAAAACTTGAATATTCGCTTGTTGTGGATAAAGGAAATGCTGAAAGCCTTCCCAAAACCATGACCGTTCCTAATAATAAAATTGAATTGGACATCAAAAGTAAAGAAGAAAAGCCCAATCACGATTTGCAGAAACGTAAACAGCAAATCATGAAAGAGCATGATGCTTTTTTTAGAGATATTCAATTCAATGAAAATTATACATTCGATAATTTTGTAGAAGGAGACTGTAATAGATTGGCTCGTTCAGCAGGTTTTGCTGTAGCTAAAAAACCTGGGGTAACAGCATTCAACCCTTTGATGTTGTATGGAGGTGTAGGACTTGGTAAAACGCATTTGGTACAAGCTATTGCCAATCATGTTCGATTCAATTCTCCTGAAAAAATAGTAGTTTATATTTCTTCCGAAAAGTTTGTTAATCAGTTTATTGAAGAGCTTAAAAGCAATAATCTTCAAAAACTTACAAATTTTTATCTTAAAATAGATGTATTGATCATTGATGACGTTCAGTTTCTTTCAGGAAAAGAACGTACACAGGAAATGTTTTTCCATATCTTCAATCATTTACATCAACATGGCAAGCAAATCATCATGACAAGTGACCGTCCTCCAAAGGAACTTCAAGGCTTGGAAGATAGATTGCTTTCTCGTTTCAAGTGGGGACTTACAGCGGATGTACAACAACCCGATTTTGAAACAAGAGTTGCTATTATTCATAGAAAACTTCAAAATGAAGGCATTAGCATCAGTTATGATGTAATTGATTATCTTGCTCATAGCATTGATAGTAATATTAGAGAGTTGGAAGGAGTAATTGTTTCATTAATGGCAAGGTCAAACCTTGATAGAAGAGAAATAGATGTACAACTTGCTAAAGAAACTGTAAGACATATTGTTAAGAAAGTAGATGATCGCCGTCCTGATGATGTAGAAGTAGGTATAGATTCTATTCAAAGAACTGTTTGTCAATATTTTGGTGTAACAGAAGAAGAACTAAAAGGAAAAGCAAGAACCAAAGCTTTGGCACTTGCTCGTCAAATGGCTATGTATTTGTGTAAAGAATATACAGAGTTTTCTTTGAAAGCGATTGGGTTTCATTTTGGGGGTAGAGATCATAGTACAGTGATTCATGCGATACAAACCATCAGTGATTTGAGAGAAGTAGATAGCAGTGTTCGTAATGATGTAGCAGCACTCATGAAGATTTTAAATAAAAGATAATATTAAGAATTATAAATCAGCTAAATAATGAATTATAACCTTCAGCATGTGCCTGAACGTTCAGGCAAACCTCGTCAATCAGGTCTTACGATGGTAATGGATAAAGGATTGAGTGTAAGAGAAATCGAAGATATGTTAGAAGTAGCAGGCGATCATATAGATGTTGTGAAACTAGGTTGGGCAACCTCTTATGTTAGTGCTAATTTGCAAAGAAAATTAGATGCTTATAAAGCAGCCAATATTCCTACTTATTTTGGAGGAACTCTATTTGAAGCTTTTATCGTTAGAAAACAATTTGACGATTATAAAAGATTGATCGACAGATACCAAATGCCTTATGTTGAAGTTTCTGATGGTTCCATTGAACTCCCACACGAAGAAAAATGTAATTATATCAGTGAATTAGCTAAACAAGTTACAGTACTTTCTGAGGTAGGTTCTAAAGATGCTGAAAAAATATTGGCACCTTATCAGTGGATTGAACTTATGCAAGCAGAATTGCAAGCAGGAGCTTGGAAGGTAATAGGTGAAGCGAGAGAATCAGGTACTGTAGGGCTTTTTAGAGATTCTGGAGAAGTACGCCAAGGACTTGTGAAAGAGATTATTCACACTATTCCAGCTGAGAAAATTATTTGGGAGGCACCTCAAAAATCACAACAAGTTTGGTTCGTAAAACTACTTGGGGCAAATGTAAATCTTGGAAATATAGCTCCCAATGAAGTGATATCTGTAGAAACTATTCGTTTAGGGCTACGAGGAGATACATTTAGTCATTTTCTCCCAAAAGAACTTTTATAAAACAGAGGCTCGTATTGTTACGAGCCTTTTTTCTTTATTAATACATTAGTTTTTTTTAGTAGGATAATCTTCATAAAAAGCCTCATCAAAAGTTAAGTGACTAGGCTCACCTTTTTTGAGTACAATCAAAATTAAACCAATCACAATAAGAGGAGAAAATAAGTACATGATAGCTGTAATGTACTCTGGTGTCCAGTAGAGTGTAGTGGCATATATCAAAAGATATATGGTAGCTAAAAAAATGGGAATACGAATCTTTTTCATAACAATAAACTTTTACTAATAAGCTGAAAGTCATTATCTTTGTTTTTAAATTCTGTAAATAATTATGATTGATATACCTAGGTATTACCAGCTCTTAGGAGTGAATGAAAAAGATAGTCTGGCTAAAATCAAACAAGCCTATTTTGATAAAACCAAAGAAATTCATCATCAATATGCAACATCTCAGGAGGCTCAAGAAGCTTTTATAGCCCTTACAGAGGCTTATGAAGTAGTTTCAGGAAAAATGCAAAGGAAACTCAAGTCAAAAAGCTTTGATTATGAAACTTGGATTAAAGAAGTGAAGAATAAAGCAGATTTTTATGCTGAGAAAAAACATGAAGACTTTGAGAAATTTATCAATGAAGACTATAATTATCTGGCTCTTGTAAGAATAGGGGGAATGGTTGGGATGATATTAGCTTTAACTTTTATTCCATTTATACTGTATATAGGATATGTCAAAGATTTTTTCTGGGGTTCTGTTTTTGTAGTAGTCATTACACTTCCAATTACAGGTCATTTGGTATATTATGGGTTAGATAGCTTAAAAATGGGAAATTTAAATGATGCTATACAAACTATTGTTACCAATATAATATTTCAAATAGTTGGATTAAGTGTAATCAATGTTGTTGTTTTTTTAAGAATAGGTTTACAAACGCTTATTACACTACAAACTTATGCATTAATATATCTTTTGTCAATACTTGTTGCTTTTGTTGTTGCACAATGGGTATATCCTCTTAAAAAGACATCTAAAAAATATCTTTATATATTTGCTTTAGTACCTTTTGTAATGAGTTTATTTTTATGTTTCAATTATTTTTTTAGCTCATATCCTACACAAGAAACCTATCAATATCATGTTCATTTACAATATTATAAAAATAGGAGACCTAAAGTAAGCTCAAAAATTACATTAAAGTATGATGGATATGAGAAATATGGTGAGTACATAGGCTTACAAGTTTTTTGGGACTACAAACCCATAGAAAGCTCAAGTAATATTCGTTATACATTTAAACAAGGGCTTTTTGGTATCAGAGTTATGACTGATTATGAGTTTTCTCCTGATGAAAAGTAAAAAATTATGCCAAACTATATCAATTACATCAACATTTTAAAACACCCACAATTTGCATTTTGTCAGCCTACAGCTGATACAGATGTGGCATGGTTTTATTTGAATTCCACAGAATCTATATGGCATGAGATACACATAGATTATTTTACTGTCAAAGCCTCTATACATTATTTTATTAGAAAAAATAAAATAAATCTGCACATTGAAATACCATTTGAAACCCCTTTGCCTGAACAAACTCCTCAAGAAAGAGAAGAGCTTGCTTGGCAGAGATTTTCTATCTGGATAGATACCCCTCAAAATGCTCAAAGCTATACCTCAAAACCAAAAGAGTCTTTGAAATATA
It includes:
- a CDS encoding S-adenosylmethionine tRNA ribosyltransferase encodes the protein MESFNLQDYIYDLPTHKIAQQPLAKRDDAKLLVYQHETIKDYTFHQIPDLLPADSFLFFNNTKVIPARLFFTKPTGATIEIFLLEAKEPSNIVAITMEAKKRCVWNCMIGNRKRFKEALHQELTIENQTLHLQVNLLEENEVEFVWDNDAISFAEILHYLGKLPLPPYIKREAQKSDEERYQTVFAEKEGAVAAPTASLHFTEEVLEKLQQKGILYDFLTLHVGAGTFQPVKETDDFRNHTMHAEQIVVSKKNIENILQNLDKTIVAVGTTGMRTLESIYWFGAKIIDQNITDTTIWVEKLLPYSIQSPASPKEALEAILDLMQKNNLEELRGQTEIFIFPSYRFKICKGLITNFHMPETTLILLVASFMGQNWRKVYEHALNNEYRFLSYGDSSLLLI
- a CDS encoding chromosomal replication initiation protein, with translation MIKDHRVVWENCLRVIQQYLPEHTFKTWFGPVVPVSLHNNILTIQVPSPFYYEWIEENYVDILRKAIDQELGAEGKLEYSLVVDKGNAESLPKTMTVPNNKIELDIKSKEEKPNHDLQKRKQQIMKEHDAFFRDIQFNENYTFDNFVEGDCNRLARSAGFAVAKKPGVTAFNPLMLYGGVGLGKTHLVQAIANHVRFNSPEKIVVYISSEKFVNQFIEELKSNNLQKLTNFYLKIDVLIIDDVQFLSGKERTQEMFFHIFNHLHQHGKQIIMTSDRPPKELQGLEDRLLSRFKWGLTADVQQPDFETRVAIIHRKLQNEGISISYDVIDYLAHSIDSNIRELEGVIVSLMARSNLDRREIDVQLAKETVRHIVKKVDDRRPDDVEVGIDSIQRTVCQYFGVTEEELKGKARTKALALARQMAMYLCKEYTEFSLKAIGFHFGGRDHSTVIHAIQTISDLREVDSSVRNDVAALMKILNKR
- a CDS encoding phosphosulfolactate synthase: MNYNLQHVPERSGKPRQSGLTMVMDKGLSVREIEDMLEVAGDHIDVVKLGWATSYVSANLQRKLDAYKAANIPTYFGGTLFEAFIVRKQFDDYKRLIDRYQMPYVEVSDGSIELPHEEKCNYISELAKQVTVLSEVGSKDAEKILAPYQWIELMQAELQAGAWKVIGEARESGTVGLFRDSGEVRQGLVKEIIHTIPAEKIIWEAPQKSQQVWFVKLLGANVNLGNIAPNEVISVETIRLGLRGDTFSHFLPKELL